The sequence below is a genomic window from Cicer arietinum cultivar CDC Frontier isolate Library 1 chromosome 6, Cicar.CDCFrontier_v2.0, whole genome shotgun sequence.
TGCTCTAATTTTGAAAACTAtcttttagcatatgcatcgcTCTAGTTTTGAAaactatgaaattttttatcgataactttttttaatttatccaCGTGTTTATTGctatattaaaattgattaaattaagaGTTTTGATACACAGATAATATATCATTCAACTAttaatgattaaattttaatagtatcaaaatatattattttttaatgtaccgtcaaaatctttttatttattttaagtttcaCGGAAAGGTTTCTAAATTAGGTTTTTTATTCAAGAAAAAGTGGTAAATGTATTCtttgaaaacttaaaaattgaatattatgaAACTAATTTCTATTTTCAATTTTGAGATTGTTAGAATAAAAATGTGTTAATTTGAGTTTTCCAGAACATTTCATAAAGTTTGCAGATAAcaccattttttgttttatttctttttgtgtCTGTAttgtctatttaaaaaaaaaacagtaaaatggatagtttgataaaaatataggGTATACTGAGATGGGGTATGAAGTAAAATTTAAGGACTTCTTTTATGGACCTAAAGCAATAGTTTTAGTAGCAACGTTATTGGGCTCGTCCTAATTatctcttatttttatatttgtcatgAGTTAGTCTCatctgaaaatttaaaaattcagtaAATGTTGTTAAccggaaattttatttttaaaatttttggtattgaaaatttcaaattttcagtcGAAACTCTTGAAAATTTCCAGTattatatgtcacgttatttaaaatatatcatatcgttattttttaatataataaaaaactaaaactatttgattttaaaattaaaaaaatcataaattaataaaattgtaatcaaacttaatttttatttacctGTTTGGAGACGAACTGCTTAATTTCATCCTCAGTAGTATTTATTTGACTATTTGATTTCACTACAAATGCAACTGGGACCTCACCAGCTGCTTCATCCTTCatactaaaaaaaacaaaatatacatattttattaatttataatataaaatatttttatactttctTTTAATCAAAATCTATTATATTgacttaatatattaattattcatatgtcattaaaaaaaattgtaaaatactCACGGAACGACAGCAACATCATAGATTTGAGGATGAGAGAGAATAATAGCTTCAAGTTCAGCTGGAGCAACTTGAAATCCTTTGTATTTAATCAATTCTTTGAGTCTATCAACAATGAATAATTCATCGTCATCATCAATGTATCCAATATCACCTGTATGTAACCATCCTTCTTTATCTATTGTTCTCTCTGTTGCTTCCGGGTCATTTAGATAACCTAAATTAAGGTTTAACATGTCACATAAAACACTTTGTTAAAATATACTTCAATTTTAACtttctcataaaaaaaagtACTTTAAGTTAGTTTACCATAAAAAGTACTTTAACTTTCTCATAAAACactttatgtatatatatatatatatattatttattttcacaaTCCTAGTGGTCTACTAAAGTGGACTTATCAAATAGTACTATAAAGGTGGACTTTCTCAATATTGGTAGGTGAAAATATGTGTATATACTTTGACATGCAATACTATGATTCATATGTCATGACTTTTCTATGTTTAagctttgaaaaattattactaCTATGAGGCCTAAACTAAAGGTAATTAACCTTATTTGGACATACATACCTCAAGTCTTCAACCTTAGTCAAAAGTGGGTATAGATTTAAAAGGACATTTTCGTTAGCAGAGGACTTTAGGCTTCTAATGTTTGGTGTGGACATTTTACCCCTAAACTAAGGGTAATGTTGTTTTAGTatattaaccaatcttttaGAATTATCTCTCCTAATATAATAATAGAGTTTTAGTATGGTACAATACCTTTCATGATTTGGTCACCCCTAATACAAATTTCACCAGGTTGATTACGAGGCAAAGAAGAATCATTTTCAGGATCAACAATTTTCATCTCAGCATTTCTAACAACTGTTCCACATGCACCTGCTTTCACATCTATTGGTTCTTTTGCAAATGacaaacacattgttaacactGGACCTGCCTCTGTCATCCCATATCCCTGTAATTAATCTTATCAACACTCTATTGCAACATTATAATACAAAAAcatatcttaaaaaatattttaaataatataacacttttttattttagtaaaaaaaaaaaaacaattaagtaCCTGTCCAAGTTTTGCTTTGGGAAATTTGGCCCTAACAGAATCCTCAAGTTCCTTACCAAGTGGGGCCCCACCAGATTTCAAAACTCTAATTGATGAAAGGTCATATTTATGAAGGTCAGGTGACTTAGCAATAGCCAAAACAATTGGTGGCACAACAGGAGCAATAGTGACTTTATATTTATTCACATGACTCAAAAATGCATTAATGTCAAACTTTGGCATTAATAAAATTGCAGCTTTGGCTCTCAAACCACAAAGCAAAACAGAGTTGAGTGAATAAATGTGAAACATTGGAAGCACAcaaagtatcacatcttctttGTGGTAATAAAGATTTGGATTTTCTCCATCAACTTGTTGTGCTATGCTTGTTACCAACCCTTTGTGTGTTAGCATCACACCTTTTGGTAGTCCTGTTGTTCCAGATGAATAAGGCAATGCAACCACATCATCAGGGtttattttaatgtttacctgttcaaatttacaaaattagatACAATTTAATTACACTTTAAGTTCATATaataattaagaatattaaCTACACTTTTAGTACGTGagttactataaaaaaaattaaaataacgataaaaattaaataaaaaattaaatttttatcgttattttaattttttattagtagtAGATTGAAATCTATCACACACCTTGTGaataaaacatttatattagCCATATACATTTATATTAGCCATATACTAATATTGGTAATGTCGTTACtagaatcaataaaaaaaatttatatattgcGATTGCAActgcaatttaaaaatatgagtagaatattttagaatttgaatCGATTTTAACATTACCTCTTTCATTTCATTCTCGTCGGCTTGAGCTAGATCACGAAAATGTATGTGATTCTCTAGGGTAGAGTCCAATTCCGAGTCAATGAATACAAGTTTGAGATGATCCAAATCCTTAACTTTGTCATAGTAACAAACTTGTGTTACAAGCAACTTGGCATTGGAGCCTTTTGCTTGTTTAGCAATTTCAGCTGAAGTGAAGAAAGGGTTGGCGGTGGTTGTTATTGCGCCACGAAAAGAAGCGCCAAGAAAAGAGAATACAAATTCAGGACAATTTGGTAGGAGGAGCATGATTACATCGCCTTGTCGAACGCCGAATTTGTCGAGACCAGAGGCGACTCGACGTGCGGTGAGTTCGACGTCGTAGTAGGTGTAGATTTCACCGGTAGGAGCATTGATGAGGCAAGGAAGTGATCCATACTTTGATAGATTTTCAAAGCAATATGAATGAAGAGGAAGGTGTTTGGGAATGTATATATTAGGAAGTTTGGACTTGAAAATGAACTCTTCTATTTTTTGTTGATTCATCTCCTTGTTCTCTTTTTTGATAGTCATTATATTTTTAGgttaatgaaataaatgttgCTAGCTTCACCTATTCCTTGACATAGAACAAGATCTACACTTGTAATATAGGACTAGTTATGGTTAAGGTGATGTGAAATGTAGGCAGCCACATGGGAATTGGTTAAAGTTGATGGTGGTTGGTGAAGGACAAAATGgagaatttaaaaaatgttgataaaggaaaatttttattaaataatatatggtTGGTTGGTGAGGTATGAATTATGTAACATATAATGATGAGGAGGAGTTGGTGAAAGtgaattttgttaaaatatgatTAGTTATgtactttgtttattttcaaatttgagaaaataaaaatttatttttataaatttgaattgaagtttttaaaacattctttatcttttataaaaagtaatatcTTGTTCGAGTCttatggagaaaaaaaaattattgtaataaaattaaaattcatgttTTACATAACAAtgaataattcaaaattaaatcattCATATATTTAACAACTAAAACTTGTTGAATCATagaatcaaaaaagaaaatcgttagattgaaaattaaaaatttatatttcagtTTCTgtaaatgtatattttattttgtaaattgtttgatcaaaattaatttgagtgaaaaagttaataatttttttttaaaagatgaaaattaaaaacaaaatcaatataaatttgaaaatccatttttgttttcattaaaatctGTATGGCACTTAATGGTGTCAAATCAATGGCCAAATAGTATTGGTGTTTTCTTTTTACCTACCATGAGACCATTTCAAATGGCTTAGAATGATCAAAGTGTGGATTGAAGTCTCTTTCTCCCATTTGGACGGAATTCTACCTTCTTATCCTTTTCACCTACCACGCCATCATGTGGGCTATAATCATTCTCTATTTGTTAAGTGGGCCTTGGCCCATCTACTTCTCTGGCTTTGATGCCCACTGGGCCTTTACTTCAACTTTCATGATTTCTCTTTTTCGCATAAAATTATAGACATAATGATCTCTCGTATAATAATTGGATTCATCAATCAATTTgcacaacaaaaaattaaatttataatattgtaataaTACTATAGTTCATaataaaaagaaaggaaaacacaGGTATAAAAACCAATATTTTGAATGActttggagaaaaaaaattagatattaaatcaAGCAATTGTTGTTAATCTATGTGTTATGAGGGTTAGTAAGATTTCAACCTTccatgaaaaatgaaaaagagagTTTTTTGGTGTAAATGAGAAAGAAAGTTTAGAACAAAATTAAAGGGAGAAATGATTTAGGGGTAAGAAAAAAAGATTCAGATAATTCAGTTCCTTTAAATTATGAGGAGTTATAGATCATATACAatgttatatttgtatttattgtaACATTTATCTCGTGCAGTTTTTTCTGATTAGATGCggctttttatttatttagtaaatattcatgagtaaaaaaattaatatttatggtattaaatatgaaataagaTAACAGACAAAAATTCTGAAATAAGATAAAACtcttttgtcaaaaaatctaaaacacataattaaattataattaaacattataTACGTTAAATGAATCAAAACCAAACCTTATGTCGATGTTAATGAACTTAATAAATATGAAGGTATTAGCTAGGTCGATACGGTTTGTTGggaaaattttcaaacttatcaAAGTATTTACATcctttattatcattttattattttttcttagaatttaattattatacataGGCATGTTTTTTTATCTATTAGTTATATGTTGTAAGGACACTTGTTAAGGAACtagaaatacaaaatttatattacgAATGCATAGAAAATtgtgttttcaaatttttaaaatctttaaattttttcttttctacgTAAAATATTCTTAACAAATACCTTTAGCGTTACCCATCACCTATAAGTAAAATATCCACGATGAAAATTTATGAGTGGGAGGAGAGAAAGTAAGTGTCTTTGAAAAATAATCCTTAAACTACATTGCATTGATTGCTTGTGTTCAAGACAACATatcaataaaaacaataatattttctacAAAGGTgaaataagtttaaaaaaaacagAACAAAAGATACAAGAAATTGTTACTAACTATTAAAAAGGGAGAACTTAaccttaaaataaatatgatatatgcATCCAAGGGTGCAGTGTTTCTATTCTCCCAATGGAAAAGGTTATGCAAATCTACAATAATCAAATTCTTTTCCAACAACCCACTTCATCTCTAGCTCAAGCAGCTGAACACACTAAAGGCAAAAATGATATAGACAAATTTGTTAATAGGAATCCTCCCTTAAACCTGAAGCAAAATGTGGGCAAGAAAGAAATCACTGACAGCACCATCAATGCGACTAAAGTCCCTACAACAAATACACTTCGTTGCATCAAATctagttaaagaaaatattacagTAGCATATTTTAACTctagaataaaaaatttcatgatATATAAGCATAACTTTagtttcattttattaatatataaaggGTTTGATTGGCAATTTGCCATAGATCATGGTCCTAAATTGTGGTTGTGGTAGCGATTACAGTTTTTTTTATAACGAAAATTTAGAATAGTGTCTCAGTTCAAGGTAGGGAAGACTTTAAGGCTCACTAAGCACTCAAAAGGATTTACATTTGCCTCTTTCGAATGAGGCTAACGGAGTTCGAACCAGTAACCATTGGATCCAATGTCTGTTTTTATACCATTAGATTGTGCGTTAACCTTGATATTGTGGAAACATTCTACAAATATAGTTGATGCGGCCACAATTGTGGCTGCAATGTTGCTGTGTTGATCTCTAAAACCTTTACATTGCAGCCGCAATTACACTTGTAGACTGCAATTACACTTACCTTATCTTTTTTTGTAAGGTTAGTGTAACCAAAAACCAGTCTATGGAACAATATTTGCACCACATATTATCTGATAAAATTATACTAATGtgatataatttttgtaatcCATCGAGATTTAGTGACGTACCTGTACAACAATGCATTGGAACCGATTCTTCTAATAATGGAAAAGTACTTTCCGTGGGTCGAGTTGACCGCTACAATAACTTGAAGGAACTGCAGAAATTTCTTGCCTTCCTTTCCACTCTTCACCAGGTTTGAGAGTAATTGCTTTTTCTACACAAGCAGACTGAACACACAACAGATGTTTGTACTCTTCATCCCCTAAATCAGATATGGTCTTTGCTTTCTTGTCCCATGGGTTCCATACAACTACATAGAAAATTGGACATTACTAATAAGAGACCCGTGTATAGATATACTCAATCATTCATTTTCTATACTCTTCCATTTTGATCCTTTTTCACCATCGTATCACATATTTCATCATAAATATTGATAAACTAACCAGCATCAGGAAGCCCATCTTTCCGCAATACGAAAGTTCTCTTCCTTTCGTGGTCTATGATAGCAATTTTTGTGGGAGTGCTCAAGTACACTTTGTCCACCTTCATcatcaaagaaacaaaaattcaatGTTACATAGTTGaaccaataaaaaataacaacccAAGAAAATAATCGATTGATAACATATACTCACTTCAGATTCAAATACTATAGCATCCCCTTGTTCTGTAAACCGTTCTCTATTCTTCAAGTTGTCTAGATAATCCAGTGTCTCTAGTCCTTCTATTCGAACTTCACTGAACATATGCGAGGTGAAAGTTAGCTTGCATTTGCAAATAACTAGTGCAATTCACATATGTCAGAGCAATGCAATTCTGCTATGACATTAGACATGGCCAAATGCAAACATCAATGCTCAGATATTTTACCAATTCTGAACATCATTTATTAGACGATTGGAAAAAGTTGTTACAAAGTAGAATTAGATGGTAATGACTAATGAATATCTTCATATGTTGCTATAAATAAATGAGGACTTGGCGTATCCGAAAGttcataaaatgtaaaatataagcGTGAATtgcttttaatttttcataaattaatatgaacacttgaactattaaaaaaaatagtcattGACCATACATCCATATTCTATGTATGTGCTACAACAACATTAGAAAGTAAATATAACTTAGAATTGAATGCCACAACAAAAAACCTGATATCGGTAACATAAAGGTATGTATGATAGGCAAATGTGAAGGCAAAAGATTTTCCATCTGTATTTGTATTTCGAATACGTGATGTCAACATTAAATCTCCTGTAGGTCCCAAAGCTATTCTCAAGCGAAACTCATATCTACAAGTAATTATGATAAAACATTCTTTTAATCCAAAAGTTATCATTCCAAAATATAAAACATGTACAAGTGCAATAGAAAGAAAGAGATATTAAGAGGGTGAGAGAATATTAAGCTCACTTTTTTGACAGTTAAACAAGTAATTATTTATGTTCAGCTATATACCTGTGAGGCCAATTCTTTGTATCATCTCCAGAGTTTTTAAG
It includes:
- the LOC101508799 gene encoding putative glucose-6-phosphate 1-epimerase; amino-acid sequence: MSRQPVYVQHCMGINGLEKIILRENRGFSAEVYLYGGQVTSWKNELGEELLFVSSKANFNPPRSIRGGIPICFPQFSNLGSLEQHGFARNKLWTLDPNPPPFPTNSNNRAFIDLLLKNSGDDTKNWPHRYEFRLRIALGPTGDLMLTSRIRNTNTDGKSFAFTFAYHTYLYVTDISEVRIEGLETLDYLDNLKNRERFTEQGDAIVFESEVDKVYLSTPTKIAIIDHERKRTFVLRKDGLPDAVVWNPWDKKAKTISDLGDEEYKHLLCVQSACVEKAITLKPGEEWKGRQEISAVPSSYCSGQLDPRKVLFHY
- the LOC101509548 gene encoding 4-coumarate--CoA ligase 1-like, whose translation is MTIKKENKEMNQQKIEEFIFKSKLPNIYIPKHLPLHSYCFENLSKYGSLPCLINAPTGEIYTYYDVELTARRVASGLDKFGVRQGDVIMLLLPNCPEFVFSFLGASFRGAITTTANPFFTSAEIAKQAKGSNAKLLVTQVCYYDKVKDLDHLKLVFIDSELDSTLENHIHFRDLAQADENEMKEVNIKINPDDVVALPYSSGTTGLPKGVMLTHKGLVTSIAQQVDGENPNLYYHKEDVILCVLPMFHIYSLNSVLLCGLRAKAAILLMPKFDINAFLSHVNKYKVTIAPVVPPIVLAIAKSPDLHKYDLSSIRVLKSGGAPLGKELEDSVRAKFPKAKLGQGYGMTEAGPVLTMCLSFAKEPIDVKAGACGTVVRNAEMKIVDPENDSSLPRNQPGEICIRGDQIMKGYLNDPEATERTIDKEGWLHTGDIGYIDDDDELFIVDRLKELIKYKGFQVAPAELEAIILSHPQIYDVAVVPMKDEAAGEVPVAFVVKSNSQINTTEDEIKQFVSKQVVFYKRINRVFFIDAIPKSPSGKILRKDLRAKLAAGVPN